A stretch of Dysidea avara chromosome 5, odDysAvar1.4, whole genome shotgun sequence DNA encodes these proteins:
- the LOC136255467 gene encoding conditioned medium factor-like isoform X2 produces the protein MKDFALLWTTLSVLRLIQVVDAVDYYQYRNLAGSAAEFPHFAPPPLEATGMHSRYHVLPLLTLDETSPEWKHTFPVDHCDIFAVTVFGKDPKSFKLVFTSPDGKSVTANIVADEELGYGTAGSYPCRTFLFNDPVPSVGQWTISVTSNDPSTFPAKASLIASFYPSDLILQAYVPAENLIAGRSVQIIALLPSVVKSKENINSTRSVAALDSAVTTVYLPDGTQKNVEMKEGPRSISNDLYATFEVPISGIYKNLVQLSGELSDGTKFIRSLWYVFTVAHPSVNITGDIRGALRTHEISQRELIDFTIDVSWYGPDASYRAFAQVWGTGENNEEVPVAWISGLVDVQRKKRCLFNCHYVKMQLDSCWLELVNAKPPLVLKSISLEDLKGYITVSKMDEIKVITEDDNLMNWSPSLKAKDIEIDWEMKEGYNPYRIRKSNTSSGETGKLVLLHGYCAGADHFECVLDYFTDYIVYNKSNHKNMVHDEYAKEVLKDLHDKGVTRFSVYGHSQGGAVATHLYTYYISGIDAVSGGHIVQTLGTPYLGCPLAGLLALIGDTFFGIGCGANGDLTYDGAARWASKLPMDKQLEVYCYTTQLCIIAVSQECSVS, from the exons ATGAAG GATTTTGCTCTACTGTGGACTACACTGAGTGTACTGCGACTGATCCAGGTGGTAGATGCTGTAGACTACTATCAGTACAGGAATTTAGCGGGATCTGCAGCAGAATTTCCACATTTTGCACCTCCTCCGCTAGAGGCGACGGGTATGCACTCGCGTTATCACGTGTTACCATTACTAACTCTGGACGAGACGAGTCCTGAGTGGAAACACACCTTTCCTGTGGACCATTGCGACATTTTTGCTGTGACAGTGTTTGGTAAAGATCCAAAGTCCTTCAAGTTAGTTTTTACATCACCAGATGGTAAGTCAGTCACTGCTAACATTGTGGCTGATGAAGAGTTGGGATATGGAACAGCTGGGTCATACCCTTGTAGGACATTCTTGTTTAATGATCCAGTCCCCAGTGTAGGCCAGTGGACTATAAGTGTCACTTCTAATGATCCCTCCACATTTCCAGCTAAGGCCAGTCTCATCGCATCATTCTATCCTAGTGACTTGATCCTGCAAGCTTATGTACCAGCAGAGAATCTCATAGCTGGACGTTCTGTTCAGATCATTGCACTGTTACCATCAGTGGTCAAGTCAAAGGAGAACATCAACTCAACAAGAAGTGTTGCTGCTCTGGATAGTGCAGTAACTACTGTCTACTTGCCAGATGGGACACAGAAGAATGTTGAAATGAAAGAAGGTCCCCGTAGCATATCTAATGACCTCTATGCAACATTTGAAGTACCTATTTCAGGAATTTATAAGAACCTTGTTCAGCTCAGTGGAGAACTGTCTGATGGTACAAAGTTTATAAGGTCATTATGGTATGTGTTTACAGTGGCACACCCTTCTGTCAATATTACTGGTGATATCAGAGGTGCTCTACGCACTCATGAAATATCTCAGAGAGAACTGATTGACTTTACCATTGATGTATCTTGGTATGGGCCTGATGCATCGTATCGAGCGTTCGCTCAAGTGTGGGGTACTGGGGAGAACAACGAAGAGGTTCCTGTAGCATGGATCAGTGGCCTAGTGGATGTGCAGAGAAAGAAGCGCTGTCTTTTTAATTGTCACTACGTTAAAATGCAGTTGGATTCATGCTGGCTGGAATTAGTTAATGCTAAACCACCACTTGTACTAAAGAGTATTTCATTAGAGGATCTAAAAGGTTACATCACAGTTAGTAAAATGGATGAAATTAAAGTGATTACTGAAGATGACAACTTGATGAACTGGAGCCCATCACTCAAAGCAAAAGATATCGAGATAGACTGGGAGATGAAGGAGGGATACAATCCTTACAGGATCAGAAAGAGTAACACTAGCAGTGGTGAAACTGGGAAACTAGTGCTACTTCATGGATATTGTGCAGGAGCAGACCACTTTGAGTGTGTGCTGGACTATTTCACTGACTACATTGTCTATaataaaagcaatcataaaaatATGGTACATGATGAATATGCTAAAGAAGTACTGAAAGATCTCCATGACAAAGGGGTCACAAGATTTAGTGTTTATGGCCACTCACAAGGAGGAGCAGTAGCAACTCACTTGTACACATACTATATATCTGGAATAGATGCTGTG AGTGGTGGTCATATTGTACAAACACTTGGCACACCATATCTTGGTTGTCCTTTGGCTGGTCTCCTGGCATTAATTGGAGATACTTTCTTTGGCATCGGATGTGGTGCTAATGGTGACCTCACTTATGATGGTGCTGCTAGGTGGGCATCCAAGCTACCAATGGATAAACAGCTGGAAGTGTATTGCTATACAACACAG TTATGTATTATTGCAGTATCCCAGGAATGTTCGGTTTCTTAA
- the LOC136255470 gene encoding WSCD family member AAEL009094-like: MFREMKRVIVTLCLGLLFIIAFFVLHLEVNDGEALVVEGERFSFRNPLLNSADSVGKKVYSKLIWTLPGSKIDSLVEQFNVKGTEYLSLDTKRNFLWCDSEMRTHQPLKMFERSCVDVGFKEDTGKKVALASFPGSGSTWCRTLLEQATGVFTGAIYCDRSLKAEGFVGEYITTRNVIAIKTHSPRVTKIKYDAAIFVVRHVADAIKSEINRKSSHRNHTGTVDESEYGASGLLDDKFLIKFSDRYLKTVAIWLDGHIPVIVVRYEDLLKDTRTQLRRMLDFLEFPYTEERLDCVMNHQVQTFHRKHAHDFDPFSPALHRKFLQVTRQAEPLLNKYNVSYKEFLT, translated from the exons ATGTTTCGCGAGATGAAACGAGTTATTGTGACGCTTTGTTTAGGACTTTTATTCATCATTGCCTTCTTCGTTCTGCACTTGGAAGTAAACGACGGCGAGGCGCTAGTTGTTGAAGGCGAACGCTTCAGTTTTCGCAACCCTTTGCTCAACAGCGCTGACAGTGTGGGCAAGAAAGTGTATAGCAAGTTAATATGGACATTGCCTGGTAGCAAGATTGACTCATTAGTAGAACAGTTCAATGTAAAAGGCACGGAGTATTTGTCCCTGGATACCAAACGAAACTTCTTGTGGTGTGATTCAGAGATGCGTACTCACCAGCCACTGAAGATGTTTGAACGCTCCTGTGTTGATGTGGGGTTTAAAGAAGACACTGGTAAAAAGGTGGCTCTAGCTAGCTTCCCTGGCTCTGGCAGTACCTGGTGTAGGACACTATTGGAGCAAGCCACTGGTGTCTTTACTGGAGCAATATATTGTGACCGGTCCCTGAAAGCAGAGGGATTTGTTGGGGAATATATTACTACAAGAAATGTGATTGCCATTAAGACACATTCACCAAGAGTAACTAAGATCAAATACGATGCAGCAATATTTGTAGTGAGACATGTAGCTGATGCCATCAAATCAGAAATCAATCGTAAATCTTCACACAGGAACCATACTGGAACTGTGGATGAGTCCGAATATG GTGCTAGTGGACTACTGGATGACAAGTTCCTTATAAAGTTTAGTGACAGGTACCTCAAAACAGTAGCAATATGGCTTGATGGACACATTCCAGTGATTGTGGTACGCTATGAGGATTTGTTGAAGGATACTCGGACACAGTTGCGACGGATGCTAGATTTCCTTGAGTTCCCCTACACTGAGGAACGACTAGATTGCGTTATGAACCATCAAGTACAGACGTTCCACAGGAAACATGCTCATGATTTTGACCCCTTCTCTCCTGCACTACATCGGAAATTTTTGCAAGTGACACGACAGGCAGAACCTTTGTTAAACAAATATAATGTCAGTTATAAAGAATTTCTAACTTAG
- the LOC136255469 gene encoding WSCD family member CG9164-like, with product MNIKKIQVAIIIALLIVIGHNLYRNENCTWTDRTARLINNHRLATKRFLKAVRGDDSADTTPKEYRAINPLLRDGKIVNRKQYIKLLDGMSDEQVDDVVSKFNVKGTEFLSNEAKKDFLWCDPELVRDFIQPVRSMEHPCTEVGFKKDTGKRVALASFPGSGSTWSRTLLEDATGVFTGAIYCDKKLKGDGFVGEYITTGNVIAIKSHQHIVNLTNPDRKHATTFDAAIFIIRSVFDAVLSERKRSISNNHTGGEIKEEDYVNNPDWNKYAISSGYRYQHTAERWLQHLRIPAMVVRYEDLLKDVRTQLRRMLDFLDFPYTEERLDCVASHQVQKFHRKHDHDFDPFTKKQRKTLLSVMKSLEPLLNRYNTTYKDIYDFSK from the exons ATGAACATAAAGAAGATCCAGGTGGCTATTATCATCGCTTTGTTGATTGTTATTGGACACAacttgtacagaaatgaaaaTTGCACGTGGACAGATCGTACTGCTCGTCTGATAAATAATCATCGCCTGGCCACTAAGCGATTTTTAAAGGCAGTGCGTGGAGACGACTCAGCCGATACTACACCAAAGGAGTACCGGGCGATTAACCCTCTGTTAAGAGATGGGAAGATTGTGAACAGAAAGCAGTATATAAAACTATTAGATGGAATGTCAGACGAGCAGGTAGATGATGTAGTTAGTAAGTTCAATGTTAAAGGTACAGAGTTTTTGAGCAATGAAGCAAAGAAAGACTTTCTGTGGTGCGACCCTGAATTAGTGAGGGATTTCATTCAGCCTGTACGGAGTATGGAACACCCTTGTACAGAGGTAGGGTTTAAAAAGGATACAGGCAAAAGAGTGGCATTAGCTAGCTTCCCTGGTTCAGGCAGTACTTGGAGTAGAACTTTACTGGAAGATGCCACGGGTGTGTTCACTGGAGCAATTTACTGTGACAAGAAACTTAAAGGTGATGGATTTGTTGGTGAATACATTACAACTGGTAACGTCATAGCTATTAAGTCTCATCAGCATATTGTGAACCTTACCAATCCTGATCGTAAACATGCCACCACTTTTGATGCAGCTATTTTTATCATCAGAAGTGTCTTTGATGCTGTATTGTCAGAAAGGAAACGTTCTATCAGCAATAATCATACTGGAGGAGAGATAAAGGAAGAAGACTATG TTAATAATCCTGACTGGAATAAATATGCGATCAGCAGTGGGTATCGCTACCAGCACACAGCAGAAAGATGGCTGCAACATCTTCGCATACCAGCAATGGTGGTACGCTATGAGGACTTGTTGAAGGATGTACGTACACAGTTACGACGGATGCTTGACTTCCTTGACTTCCCTTACACTGAAGAGAGACTGGATTGTGTAGCAAGCCATCAAGTGCAAAAGTTTCACAGAAAACATGATCACGATTTTGATCCTTTCACCAAAAAGCAACGAAAAACTCTTCTGTCCGTCATGAAATCACTAGAACCATTGTTGAATAGGTACAACACTACTTATAAGGACATTTATGATTTTTCAAAGTAA
- the LOC136255467 gene encoding conditioned medium factor-like isoform X4, whose amino-acid sequence MKDFALLWTTLSVLRLIQVVDAVDYYQYRNLAGSAAEFPHFAPPPLEATGMHSRYHVLPLLTLDETSPEWKHTFPVDHCDIFAVTVFGKDPKSFKLVFTSPDGKSVTANIVADEELGYGTAGSYPCRTFLFNDPVPSVGQWTISVTSNDPSTFPAKASLIASFYPSDLILQAYVPAENLIAGRSVQIIALLPSVVKSKENINSTRSVAALDSAVTTVYLPDGTQKNVEMKEGPRSISNDLYATFEVPISGIYKNLVQLSGELSDGTKFIRSLWYVFTVAHPSVNITGDIRGALRTHEISQRELIDFTIDVSWYGPDASYRAFAQVWGTGENNEEVPVAWISGLVDVQRKKRCLFNCHYVKMQLDSCWLELVNAKPPLVLKSISLEDLKGYITVSKMDEIKVITEDDNLMNWSPSLKAKDIEIDWEMKEGYNPYRIRKSNTSSGETGKLVLLHGYCAGADHFECVLDYFTDYIVYNKSNHKNMVHDEYAKEVLKDLHDKGVTRFSVYGHSQGGAVATHLYTYYISGIDAVNGKKTETASSEHFLWQH is encoded by the exons ATGAAG GATTTTGCTCTACTGTGGACTACACTGAGTGTACTGCGACTGATCCAGGTGGTAGATGCTGTAGACTACTATCAGTACAGGAATTTAGCGGGATCTGCAGCAGAATTTCCACATTTTGCACCTCCTCCGCTAGAGGCGACGGGTATGCACTCGCGTTATCACGTGTTACCATTACTAACTCTGGACGAGACGAGTCCTGAGTGGAAACACACCTTTCCTGTGGACCATTGCGACATTTTTGCTGTGACAGTGTTTGGTAAAGATCCAAAGTCCTTCAAGTTAGTTTTTACATCACCAGATGGTAAGTCAGTCACTGCTAACATTGTGGCTGATGAAGAGTTGGGATATGGAACAGCTGGGTCATACCCTTGTAGGACATTCTTGTTTAATGATCCAGTCCCCAGTGTAGGCCAGTGGACTATAAGTGTCACTTCTAATGATCCCTCCACATTTCCAGCTAAGGCCAGTCTCATCGCATCATTCTATCCTAGTGACTTGATCCTGCAAGCTTATGTACCAGCAGAGAATCTCATAGCTGGACGTTCTGTTCAGATCATTGCACTGTTACCATCAGTGGTCAAGTCAAAGGAGAACATCAACTCAACAAGAAGTGTTGCTGCTCTGGATAGTGCAGTAACTACTGTCTACTTGCCAGATGGGACACAGAAGAATGTTGAAATGAAAGAAGGTCCCCGTAGCATATCTAATGACCTCTATGCAACATTTGAAGTACCTATTTCAGGAATTTATAAGAACCTTGTTCAGCTCAGTGGAGAACTGTCTGATGGTACAAAGTTTATAAGGTCATTATGGTATGTGTTTACAGTGGCACACCCTTCTGTCAATATTACTGGTGATATCAGAGGTGCTCTACGCACTCATGAAATATCTCAGAGAGAACTGATTGACTTTACCATTGATGTATCTTGGTATGGGCCTGATGCATCGTATCGAGCGTTCGCTCAAGTGTGGGGTACTGGGGAGAACAACGAAGAGGTTCCTGTAGCATGGATCAGTGGCCTAGTGGATGTGCAGAGAAAGAAGCGCTGTCTTTTTAATTGTCACTACGTTAAAATGCAGTTGGATTCATGCTGGCTGGAATTAGTTAATGCTAAACCACCACTTGTACTAAAGAGTATTTCATTAGAGGATCTAAAAGGTTACATCACAGTTAGTAAAATGGATGAAATTAAAGTGATTACTGAAGATGACAACTTGATGAACTGGAGCCCATCACTCAAAGCAAAAGATATCGAGATAGACTGGGAGATGAAGGAGGGATACAATCCTTACAGGATCAGAAAGAGTAACACTAGCAGTGGTGAAACTGGGAAACTAGTGCTACTTCATGGATATTGTGCAGGAGCAGACCACTTTGAGTGTGTGCTGGACTATTTCACTGACTACATTGTCTATaataaaagcaatcataaaaatATGGTACATGATGAATATGCTAAAGAAGTACTGAAAGATCTCCATGACAAAGGGGTCACAAGATTTAGTGTTTATGGCCACTCACAAGGAGGAGCAGTAGCAACTCACTTGTACACATACTATATATCTGGAATAGATGCTGTG AATGGCAAGAAGACTGAAACTGCTTCATCTGAGCACTTCTTGTGGCAACACTGA
- the LOC136255467 gene encoding conditioned medium factor-like isoform X3, which translates to MKDFALLWTTLSVLRLIQVVDAVDYYQYRNLAGSAAEFPHFAPPPLEATGMHSRYHVLPLLTLDETSPEWKHTFPVDHCDIFAVTVFGKDPKSFKLVFTSPDGKSVTANIVADEELGYGTAGSYPCRTFLFNDPVPSVGQWTISVTSNDPSTFPAKASLIASFYPSDLILQAYVPAENLIAGRSVQIIALLPSVVKSKENINSTRSVAALDSAVTTVYLPDGTQKNVEMKEGPRSISNDLYATFEVPISGIYKNLVQLSGELSDGTKFIRSLWYVFTVAHPSVNITGDIRGALRTHEISQRELIDFTIDVSWYGPDASYRAFAQVWGTGENNEEVPVAWISGLVDVQRKKRCLFNCHYVKMQLDSCWLELVNAKPPLVLKSISLEDLKGYITVSKMDEIKVITEDDNLMNWSPSLKAKDIEIDWEMKEGYNPYRIRKSNTSSGETGKLVLLHGYCAGADHFECVLDYFTDYIVYNKSNHKNMVHDEYAKEVLKDLHDKGVTRFSVYGHSQGGAVATHLYTYYISGIDAVQGPGRQYLPSNGFTCSWRN; encoded by the exons ATGAAG GATTTTGCTCTACTGTGGACTACACTGAGTGTACTGCGACTGATCCAGGTGGTAGATGCTGTAGACTACTATCAGTACAGGAATTTAGCGGGATCTGCAGCAGAATTTCCACATTTTGCACCTCCTCCGCTAGAGGCGACGGGTATGCACTCGCGTTATCACGTGTTACCATTACTAACTCTGGACGAGACGAGTCCTGAGTGGAAACACACCTTTCCTGTGGACCATTGCGACATTTTTGCTGTGACAGTGTTTGGTAAAGATCCAAAGTCCTTCAAGTTAGTTTTTACATCACCAGATGGTAAGTCAGTCACTGCTAACATTGTGGCTGATGAAGAGTTGGGATATGGAACAGCTGGGTCATACCCTTGTAGGACATTCTTGTTTAATGATCCAGTCCCCAGTGTAGGCCAGTGGACTATAAGTGTCACTTCTAATGATCCCTCCACATTTCCAGCTAAGGCCAGTCTCATCGCATCATTCTATCCTAGTGACTTGATCCTGCAAGCTTATGTACCAGCAGAGAATCTCATAGCTGGACGTTCTGTTCAGATCATTGCACTGTTACCATCAGTGGTCAAGTCAAAGGAGAACATCAACTCAACAAGAAGTGTTGCTGCTCTGGATAGTGCAGTAACTACTGTCTACTTGCCAGATGGGACACAGAAGAATGTTGAAATGAAAGAAGGTCCCCGTAGCATATCTAATGACCTCTATGCAACATTTGAAGTACCTATTTCAGGAATTTATAAGAACCTTGTTCAGCTCAGTGGAGAACTGTCTGATGGTACAAAGTTTATAAGGTCATTATGGTATGTGTTTACAGTGGCACACCCTTCTGTCAATATTACTGGTGATATCAGAGGTGCTCTACGCACTCATGAAATATCTCAGAGAGAACTGATTGACTTTACCATTGATGTATCTTGGTATGGGCCTGATGCATCGTATCGAGCGTTCGCTCAAGTGTGGGGTACTGGGGAGAACAACGAAGAGGTTCCTGTAGCATGGATCAGTGGCCTAGTGGATGTGCAGAGAAAGAAGCGCTGTCTTTTTAATTGTCACTACGTTAAAATGCAGTTGGATTCATGCTGGCTGGAATTAGTTAATGCTAAACCACCACTTGTACTAAAGAGTATTTCATTAGAGGATCTAAAAGGTTACATCACAGTTAGTAAAATGGATGAAATTAAAGTGATTACTGAAGATGACAACTTGATGAACTGGAGCCCATCACTCAAAGCAAAAGATATCGAGATAGACTGGGAGATGAAGGAGGGATACAATCCTTACAGGATCAGAAAGAGTAACACTAGCAGTGGTGAAACTGGGAAACTAGTGCTACTTCATGGATATTGTGCAGGAGCAGACCACTTTGAGTGTGTGCTGGACTATTTCACTGACTACATTGTCTATaataaaagcaatcataaaaatATGGTACATGATGAATATGCTAAAGAAGTACTGAAAGATCTCCATGACAAAGGGGTCACAAGATTTAGTGTTTATGGCCACTCACAAGGAGGAGCAGTAGCAACTCACTTGTACACATACTATATATCTGGAATAGATGCTGTG CAAGGGCCTGGAAGACAatacttacccagcaatggattcacctgttcatggagaaacTGA
- the LOC136255467 gene encoding conditioned medium factor-like isoform X1 yields MKDFALLWTTLSVLRLIQVVDAVDYYQYRNLAGSAAEFPHFAPPPLEATGMHSRYHVLPLLTLDETSPEWKHTFPVDHCDIFAVTVFGKDPKSFKLVFTSPDGKSVTANIVADEELGYGTAGSYPCRTFLFNDPVPSVGQWTISVTSNDPSTFPAKASLIASFYPSDLILQAYVPAENLIAGRSVQIIALLPSVVKSKENINSTRSVAALDSAVTTVYLPDGTQKNVEMKEGPRSISNDLYATFEVPISGIYKNLVQLSGELSDGTKFIRSLWYVFTVAHPSVNITGDIRGALRTHEISQRELIDFTIDVSWYGPDASYRAFAQVWGTGENNEEVPVAWISGLVDVQRKKRCLFNCHYVKMQLDSCWLELVNAKPPLVLKSISLEDLKGYITVSKMDEIKVITEDDNLMNWSPSLKAKDIEIDWEMKEGYNPYRIRKSNTSSGETGKLVLLHGYCAGADHFECVLDYFTDYIVYNKSNHKNMVHDEYAKEVLKDLHDKGVTRFSVYGHSQGGAVATHLYTYYISGIDAVSGGHIVQTLGTPYLGCPLAGLLALIGDTFFGIGCGANGDLTYDGAARWASKLPMDKQLEVYCYTTQYPRNVRFLKQYCSLVAQLVLSSPNDGITEVAKAKLPYAPDCSLTEGECHLMGMQYPFQLCNVERSKKVNAAAAR; encoded by the exons ATGAAG GATTTTGCTCTACTGTGGACTACACTGAGTGTACTGCGACTGATCCAGGTGGTAGATGCTGTAGACTACTATCAGTACAGGAATTTAGCGGGATCTGCAGCAGAATTTCCACATTTTGCACCTCCTCCGCTAGAGGCGACGGGTATGCACTCGCGTTATCACGTGTTACCATTACTAACTCTGGACGAGACGAGTCCTGAGTGGAAACACACCTTTCCTGTGGACCATTGCGACATTTTTGCTGTGACAGTGTTTGGTAAAGATCCAAAGTCCTTCAAGTTAGTTTTTACATCACCAGATGGTAAGTCAGTCACTGCTAACATTGTGGCTGATGAAGAGTTGGGATATGGAACAGCTGGGTCATACCCTTGTAGGACATTCTTGTTTAATGATCCAGTCCCCAGTGTAGGCCAGTGGACTATAAGTGTCACTTCTAATGATCCCTCCACATTTCCAGCTAAGGCCAGTCTCATCGCATCATTCTATCCTAGTGACTTGATCCTGCAAGCTTATGTACCAGCAGAGAATCTCATAGCTGGACGTTCTGTTCAGATCATTGCACTGTTACCATCAGTGGTCAAGTCAAAGGAGAACATCAACTCAACAAGAAGTGTTGCTGCTCTGGATAGTGCAGTAACTACTGTCTACTTGCCAGATGGGACACAGAAGAATGTTGAAATGAAAGAAGGTCCCCGTAGCATATCTAATGACCTCTATGCAACATTTGAAGTACCTATTTCAGGAATTTATAAGAACCTTGTTCAGCTCAGTGGAGAACTGTCTGATGGTACAAAGTTTATAAGGTCATTATGGTATGTGTTTACAGTGGCACACCCTTCTGTCAATATTACTGGTGATATCAGAGGTGCTCTACGCACTCATGAAATATCTCAGAGAGAACTGATTGACTTTACCATTGATGTATCTTGGTATGGGCCTGATGCATCGTATCGAGCGTTCGCTCAAGTGTGGGGTACTGGGGAGAACAACGAAGAGGTTCCTGTAGCATGGATCAGTGGCCTAGTGGATGTGCAGAGAAAGAAGCGCTGTCTTTTTAATTGTCACTACGTTAAAATGCAGTTGGATTCATGCTGGCTGGAATTAGTTAATGCTAAACCACCACTTGTACTAAAGAGTATTTCATTAGAGGATCTAAAAGGTTACATCACAGTTAGTAAAATGGATGAAATTAAAGTGATTACTGAAGATGACAACTTGATGAACTGGAGCCCATCACTCAAAGCAAAAGATATCGAGATAGACTGGGAGATGAAGGAGGGATACAATCCTTACAGGATCAGAAAGAGTAACACTAGCAGTGGTGAAACTGGGAAACTAGTGCTACTTCATGGATATTGTGCAGGAGCAGACCACTTTGAGTGTGTGCTGGACTATTTCACTGACTACATTGTCTATaataaaagcaatcataaaaatATGGTACATGATGAATATGCTAAAGAAGTACTGAAAGATCTCCATGACAAAGGGGTCACAAGATTTAGTGTTTATGGCCACTCACAAGGAGGAGCAGTAGCAACTCACTTGTACACATACTATATATCTGGAATAGATGCTGTG AGTGGTGGTCATATTGTACAAACACTTGGCACACCATATCTTGGTTGTCCTTTGGCTGGTCTCCTGGCATTAATTGGAGATACTTTCTTTGGCATCGGATGTGGTGCTAATGGTGACCTCACTTATGATGGTGCTGCTAGGTGGGCATCCAAGCTACCAATGGATAAACAGCTGGAAGTGTATTGCTATACAACACAG TATCCCAGGAATGTTCGGTTTCTTAAACAATACTGTTCGTTAGTAGCTCAACTGGTGCTCTCTTCACCTAATGATGGCATCACTGAAGTGGCTAAAGCAAAGTTACCTTATGCTCCTGACTGTTCTCTCACTGAGGGAGAGTGCCACTTGATGGGAATGCAGTACCCATTCCAGTTATGTAATGTAGAACGCAGCAAGAAAGTTAATGCTGCTGCCGCTCGTTAG
- the LOC136255468 gene encoding WSCD family member CG9164-like, with product MVTKPNRILCMLCTLMVFVVLSFLIMDIRLRQLTYEKQESFWPVRIPRRMTNGARDGIINSFDGINSEANSSNSEPVVEGITFPHPLMLQCGDQSFTSDKFFSHLNKCSRDEVIQMVKEFHLDGTEYFSFDTAKRFLTCHLLKNSMHVDRVQLDDKVCRRRAFRRSGKLVALASFPGSGNTWTRTLLEQATGIYTGSIYRDETLVNAGFEGECLISRNVIAIKTHGTYEPGVNQRISVNFDSVIYIVRNLYDALVSEYSRRRTKSHIQALSPSAFGTDVAWDKWVTHGCSKWVNSVLTWLYVFKGKVLVVQYEQLKNDLGRELRRMLKFLDYKYSEEDIACVLNKQLETFHRHSNRSFNPFTPSQQTLIQESIKKMNKLFIKHNVNYTQWIS from the exons ATGGTGACAAAGCCAAATAGGATATTGTGTATGCTATGCACCTTAATGGTATTTGTTGTGTTAAGTTTCTTAATCATGGATATTCGTCTAAGACAATTAACTTATGAGAAACAGGAATCTTTTTGGCCTGTACGTATACCCAGACGGATGACAAATGGTGCAAGAGATGGTATAATAAATTCATTTGATGGTATAAATTCCGAGGCAAATTCTTCAAATTCTGAACCAGTAGTAGAAGGAATTACATTTCCCcatccattgatgttacagtgtGGAGACCAGTCCTTTACCTCTGATAAATTCTTCTCTCACCTCAACAAATGTAGCAGGGATGAGGTGATACAGATGGTGAAAGAGTTTCACTTGGATGGCACAGAGTATTTTTCATTTGATACTGCTAAAAGATTTCTTACTTGTCATTTATTGAAGAATTCTATGCATGTGGATAGAGTACAGCTAGATGATAAAGTGTGCAGGAGAAGAGCATTTCGCAGGAGTGGGAAGCTAGTTGCTTTAGCCAGTTTCCCTGGATCAGGCAACACATGGACAAGAACATTGTTAGAACAGGCTACGGGTATCTACACTGGATCAATATATAGAGATGAGACCCTGGTCAATGCAGGCTTTGAAGGAGAATGCTTGATATCAAGGAATGTTATTGCGATAAAGACACATGGTACTTATGAGCCTGGGGTAAACCAGAGAATTTCAGTGAATTTTGATTCCGTTATATATATTGTTAGAAACCTTTATGATGCATTAGTGTCGGAGTATTCTCGCCGGAGAACCAAAAGTCACATACAAGCTTTGTCGCCGTCAGCTTTTG GCACTGATGTTGCTTGGGACAAGTGGGTTACACATGGCTGTTCAAAGTGGGTCAACTCTGTCCTCACCTGGCTGTACGTATTCAAGGGAAAGGTCTTGGTAGTACAATATGAGCAATTGAAGAATGATCTTGGCAGGGAGCTCAGACGTATGCTAAAGTTTCTGGATTACAAGTACAGTGAAGAGGATATTGCTTGTGTGCTGAATAAGCAGTTGGAGACATTCCACAGACACAGTAATAGAAGTTTTAACCCTTTCACTCCAAGCCAGCAAACTCTCATACAAGAGTCCATTAAGAAAATGAATAAGTTGTTTATAAAACACAATGTAAATTATACGCAATGGATTTCATAA